The Chryseobacterium oranimense genome contains the following window.
ACAATCAAAAGTGTAATAAGCGAGGCTCGAAACAAAATTCTTTTATGGTTTTGAAGAAACGTTATTAATCTCATAATCCAGATATTAACTGATGCAAATTAATATCCTAATTCTGAATTAATTTTGAACTTAATTTCCTTGCGCAGCTTCATTCAAATAATCATTACTGATATCTTTTTCCTTTTTAAAATCTTTTCCAAACTTATAACTGAAGCTGATACCAAATGAACGAAGCGGCAACTGACGCACAGAATATGAACTATAATCATTAGTATCCACAGTCGTTACCTGCCTGATATATTTATTGAAAGGATTTGTTGTGGTGATGCCTATGCTTGCTTTCTTATTCCAGAATTGTTTTCTGCCTGCAATGTTGTATGTAACTGACTGAGGATTTTTACCCTGAATATTTTTGGCCGCTGAGTTATAATTTCCAAACACTTCTACGATAAAATCTTTTGGAAACTGGTAATTTATATTTAAATTCAAGCGGTAACGGAGGCCCATATCAACATTTCCAAAATAATCACTGACAATATATCTGTGAAAAAGCATCATATTCCCTCGCAGATTTAATTTGTTATTAAGCATTGGAAGTGAACCTGATAAAATACCGCCGGAATTGTACTCTTTTCCGATGTTTTTTCTTGAGGTTACCGATACATTTGTATAATCTGTTCCATTTACGGTATAAATCGGGTAGAAAGTAGTGATTTGCTTTAAATCCTGACTGTTAATTCTTTCCGTAAGTGTTAATGAAAGATTGGCCCCATTTTCAAAATTCTTGTTGTAGCCCAGCTCCATATTATCCCCTATTTCAGGTTTTAATGAAGGATTTCCTGTTGTAATGTTATGCGGATCGCTGAAATTTAAAAACGGGTTGAGTTCAGCATATTCAGGTCTCTCTACTCTTCTTGTATAGGCAAGTTTCAGTGTTTCTCCACTATCAAATTTATGGGACAGAATTAATGAAGGAACGAGCAGGCTGTATGATGGAACATTAGTGTTTTGATAATCAATCTTAACGGTTGTATATTCGTAACGTGCACCGGCTCTTACATCCAGCCAATCAAATAATTTTAGTGAAGACGTAAGATAAGCTGCATAAATTCCCATATCATATTTCAAACGGTAAGATTGAAAAGGATCTGATTCATATTGTCCTGATAAAGCGTCCAAAACGTTGACGTTGGTTGTATTCGTAATATGTTGGAAAATCACTTTTGTTCCCATTTCAAGGGTCACTTTATCATTAATTGGCTGCACGTAATCTATTGATAAATTATGGCTGGAATCTGTTCCCGGATTGCTCCCCGAAATACCATTGTAAGGCGAAAATGCTCCTGCCAGACTCTGGGTTTGCAGATAATTACTTTTTGGCGAACCGTAACTAACTACGTAGTCTGCCGTTAACTCCTGTCCTTCTTTTTGAAATGTTTTTCTGTAGCTCAAGTTTCCGTCGATGGAATTCACCGAAGAACGGTTATCTGAAGTTCTATAGCCAATGATCGATTGCTCGCTTGAATTGGAAAAATCGGCAATATATTGTTCCTGATTGATGAATCCGATGCTTTTATTGGCAAAATCATTGTAGGAAACGGAGCCGCTTAATGTATTGGTTTTGTTAATTGACCAGTCAAAACCCAATCCTGTACGATAACCATGTCTCTGAAAATCGGTATAACCGTTTTGTAATAATCTGGTTTCAGTCTGCAGTGAATTGTCGTGAGAAAGTCTGTCCTGTGATGATGGCGTTCTTGATTTCAACTGTGCGTTTCCGCTGAAAAAAGCACTCAGGCTGAAATTGTTATTTCTGAAATTCAAATTTAAAGAACCTGTTTCAAAACGTGTTCCTGCAGAGGCATTGATAAGCCCGTTGATACCTTTTATTTTGCTTTCGTTCAGGATAATATTAATGACTCCGCCCGTTCCTTGTGCATCGTATTTTGCTCCGGGACTTGTTACCGCTTCAATACTTTTAATCTGGCTGGCGGGAATGGAAGCCAATGCATCGGCAAGACTGTTTCCAAATATACTTGAAGGTTTTCCGTTGATCAGGAATCTCACATTGGGATTTCCCTGTAATTCTACATTTCCGTCTGCATCTACCGTTACCTGCGGAACTTTTCTTAAAACATCAATTGCTGCCCCGCTTTGAGAGGTTACATCATTGGCAACGTTGTAGACAATTTTATCAACTTTATTTTCAACAACTGCTTTCTTCCCGACAATAGTAACTTCCTGAATATTTTTAATCCGGTTGGTCTTTACCGTATCGGCTGCGTTTTTATATGTGGTTTCTGGGTTTGTAGTTTGCGCGTTAGTTAATATGGCAGGTAATAAAGCTAAAAGAATGGGCAGTTGTTTCACAATGAAGTTTATTAAAGGGCAAAAATGAAGCTCAATTCTGAATTAATTTTGAATTAATTGATTCTTTAGTTACTCCTTTAAATACTGATCCTTCTGGAAGATAAAATACAAATAATAGAAACCATTAGCAATACAAAAGCTGCCAGTCCTATATTTTCTGTCTGAATTTCATATCCTTTATCAACCACTGCATTCCAGATGCCGGATTGATTTTTAAAACCTGTCATCCACTG
Protein-coding sequences here:
- a CDS encoding outer membrane beta-barrel family protein, with the protein product MKQLPILLALLPAILTNAQTTNPETTYKNAADTVKTNRIKNIQEVTIVGKKAVVENKVDKIVYNVANDVTSQSGAAIDVLRKVPQVTVDADGNVELQGNPNVRFLINGKPSSIFGNSLADALASIPASQIKSIEAVTSPGAKYDAQGTGGVINIILNESKIKGINGLINASAGTRFETGSLNLNFRNNNFSLSAFFSGNAQLKSRTPSSQDRLSHDNSLQTETRLLQNGYTDFQRHGYRTGLGFDWSINKTNTLSGSVSYNDFANKSIGFINQEQYIADFSNSSEQSIIGYRTSDNRSSVNSIDGNLSYRKTFQKEGQELTADYVVSYGSPKSNYLQTQSLAGAFSPYNGISGSNPGTDSSHNLSIDYVQPINDKVTLEMGTKVIFQHITNTTNVNVLDALSGQYESDPFQSYRLKYDMGIYAAYLTSSLKLFDWLDVRAGARYEYTTVKIDYQNTNVPSYSLLVPSLILSHKFDSGETLKLAYTRRVERPEYAELNPFLNFSDPHNITTGNPSLKPEIGDNMELGYNKNFENGANLSLTLTERINSQDLKQITTFYPIYTVNGTDYTNVSVTSRKNIGKEYNSGGILSGSLPMLNNKLNLRGNMMLFHRYIVSDYFGNVDMGLRYRLNLNINYQFPKDFIVEVFGNYNSAAKNIQGKNPQSVTYNIAGRKQFWNKKASIGITTTNPFNKYIRQVTTVDTNDYSSYSVRQLPLRSFGISFSYKFGKDFKKEKDISNDYLNEAAQGN